The following coding sequences lie in one Yoonia sp. G8-12 genomic window:
- a CDS encoding SPOR domain-containing protein: MMTGLVFLNAKRWPLSLALAATFGLAACDDNGEFAFPGASNASAPAAAPLPANALGQRIQRDVDIERPDIFAINSDGLWDGRPSLGGVWVAHPEVTNPDRVVIRNTEGGQEVIGALFRRERDNPGPLLQVSSDAADALGLLPGAPTRLEVVVLRRQEVEAITTQENPVVASLAAPVAVEAAPLDPADEPENAAAPAAAAAAAVVLPATVEAATSAVEESAAATAAVVAVPSAPIDVSSVLAAPSPLPEGSRAQIGVFSVERNATAAVATIAGAGIEAVVTPQELGGRTVWRVTAGPVTDAADIARLKELGFVDAFVIEASE, encoded by the coding sequence ATGATGACGGGCTTAGTGTTTTTAAACGCGAAAAGGTGGCCGCTTTCGCTGGCCTTGGCCGCGACTTTCGGGTTGGCCGCTTGCGATGACAACGGTGAATTCGCCTTTCCTGGCGCAAGTAATGCGTCCGCACCTGCCGCTGCACCATTGCCAGCCAATGCGCTGGGCCAGCGCATTCAGCGCGATGTCGACATCGAACGACCGGATATTTTCGCGATCAACAGCGATGGTTTGTGGGATGGTCGCCCCTCTTTGGGCGGTGTATGGGTTGCGCATCCCGAAGTGACAAATCCTGATCGTGTTGTGATCCGCAACACCGAAGGCGGCCAAGAGGTGATTGGCGCGCTTTTCCGTCGGGAACGTGACAACCCCGGTCCGCTTTTGCAGGTTTCATCTGACGCCGCAGACGCGCTGGGTCTGCTGCCGGGCGCGCCGACACGGCTTGAGGTCGTTGTCCTGCGCCGCCAAGAGGTTGAGGCGATCACCACGCAGGAAAATCCGGTCGTGGCTAGCCTCGCAGCGCCGGTCGCTGTTGAAGCCGCCCCTCTGGACCCCGCAGATGAGCCGGAAAATGCGGCCGCACCCGCCGCCGCTGCTGCTGCTGCGGTTGTTCTGCCCGCCACGGTTGAGGCCGCCACATCCGCCGTCGAAGAAAGCGCCGCAGCAACCGCTGCCGTCGTCGCCGTACCAAGTGCGCCAATTGATGTCTCTTCCGTACTTGCAGCCCCGTCGCCGTTGCCTGAAGGATCGCGGGCGCAAATCGGTGTGTTCAGCGTGGAACGCAACGCCACTGCCGCAGTTGCGACGATCGCCGGTGCAGGCATCGAAGCGGTCGTGACACCGCAAGAGTTAGGCGGGCGCACCGTGTGGCGTGTTACGGCTGGTCCTGTAACGGACGCGGCCGATATTGCCCGGCTCAAAGAATTGGGTTTCGTTGATGCTTTTGTGATCGAAGCCTCAGAGTAA